In a single window of the Natronosalvus caseinilyticus genome:
- a CDS encoding DUF4129 domain-containing protein, with the protein MGYDRHNAALVVCCVLAILAAAAFLPAAGYGDYPDQDAVSDDHYLDLESGPETDGENGTDDRDSERSDDPDANESTPDEESVGRANDSDAEETNETDDENETVDDESGTNETSDESDDDSSASVGFLPAAGLLLACLLVVPIGLLWRATHPSRAPGVANADVTIPDGFLPRLQFRLKRIPQVTMTATIGLARVTPAIVDGVVGTGRAIGSGIGLVGRGLGRGLGSALVSIPAGLSRTLGSLGGLSISGGVASLFGGFTRRRRSSRSGSGTATRGNGNRDEDEDEPETGDDPGPQTVEEAWAALTELISARRDRSKTPGEYASAAVDAGFPESAVSTLTETFRQVRYGNYPPTDDRIRRARAAYDRIVATASHEDGDRE; encoded by the coding sequence GTGGGATACGACCGCCACAACGCCGCCCTCGTCGTCTGTTGTGTCCTCGCGATCCTCGCCGCCGCCGCGTTCCTCCCCGCGGCCGGCTACGGCGACTACCCCGACCAGGACGCCGTGAGCGACGACCACTACCTCGACCTCGAGTCCGGACCCGAGACCGACGGCGAGAACGGCACCGACGACCGCGACAGCGAGCGAAGTGACGACCCCGACGCGAACGAGTCGACGCCCGACGAAGAATCCGTCGGCCGGGCGAACGACTCGGACGCCGAGGAGACGAACGAGACGGACGACGAAAACGAAACAGTCGACGACGAGAGCGGTACCAACGAGACTAGCGACGAAAGCGACGACGATAGCAGCGCCAGCGTCGGTTTCCTTCCGGCCGCCGGTCTGCTCCTCGCCTGTCTGCTCGTCGTCCCGATTGGCCTGCTCTGGCGGGCGACGCACCCCTCTCGAGCCCCCGGCGTCGCGAACGCCGACGTGACGATTCCGGACGGCTTCCTCCCCCGATTGCAGTTTCGACTCAAGCGAATTCCCCAGGTGACGATGACGGCGACGATCGGACTCGCGCGGGTGACGCCAGCGATCGTCGACGGCGTCGTCGGAACCGGTCGAGCTATCGGATCCGGGATCGGGCTGGTCGGTCGGGGTCTCGGGCGCGGGCTCGGCTCCGCGCTGGTCTCGATTCCGGCCGGTTTGTCGAGGACACTGGGTTCGCTCGGCGGGCTCTCGATCTCCGGCGGCGTCGCGTCGCTCTTCGGTGGCTTCACCCGCCGTCGACGTTCCAGCCGGTCTGGATCGGGAACGGCCACTCGAGGCAATGGCAACCGCGATGAAGACGAGGACGAGCCCGAAACAGGGGACGACCCCGGTCCGCAGACGGTCGAGGAAGCCTGGGCCGCGCTGACCGAACTCATCTCCGCGCGACGGGATCGATCGAAAACGCCAGGTGAATACGCCAGTGCGGCGGTCGACGCCGGTTTCCCCGAATCCGCCGTGTCGACGCTCACCGAGACGTTCCGACAGGTACGGTACGGAAACTACCCACCGACGGACGACCGTATTCGTCGGGCTCGAGCGGCCTACGACCGAATTGTCGCGACGGCTTCCCACGAGGACGGTGATCGGGAGTGA
- a CDS encoding 50S ribosomal protein L15e, which produces MARSFYSHIKEAWKNPGDGKLGELQWQRKQEWRKEGAIERIERPTRLDKARELGYKAKQGIVVTRVAVRKGNARKQRHKAGRRTKRQGVNRIGRRKNIQRIGEERVSRKYPNLRVLASYWVGEDGGQKWFEVILVDPNHPAIENDDDLNWICADTHKNRAFRGLTNAGKSNRGLYNRGKGTEQVRPSLNSGKRSSE; this is translated from the coding sequence ATGGCACGAAGCTTCTACTCCCACATCAAGGAGGCATGGAAGAACCCGGGCGACGGCAAGCTCGGCGAACTGCAGTGGCAACGCAAGCAGGAGTGGCGCAAAGAAGGCGCTATCGAGCGTATCGAGCGCCCGACGCGACTGGACAAGGCACGCGAACTCGGCTACAAAGCGAAGCAGGGAATCGTCGTGACGCGCGTCGCCGTCCGCAAGGGGAACGCGCGCAAGCAGCGACACAAGGCCGGACGCCGGACGAAGCGTCAGGGCGTCAACCGCATCGGTCGCCGGAAGAACATCCAGCGTATCGGTGAAGAGCGCGTCTCTCGCAAGTACCCCAACCTTCGCGTCCTCGCCAGCTACTGGGTCGGTGAAGACGGCGGGCAGAAGTGGTTCGAAGTGATCCTCGTCGACCCGAACCACCCCGCCATCGAAAACGACGACGACCTCAACTGGATCTGTGCCGACACGCACAAGAACCGCGCCTTCCGCGGGCTGACCAATGCCGGCAAGTCCAACCGTGGCCTCTACAACCGCGGCAAGGGGACCGAACAGGTCCGTCCCTCGCTGAACAGCGGCAAGCGCAGTTCCGAGTAA
- a CDS encoding DUF7269 family protein, giving the protein MKRTLLLLVGAGALLATLLSTTGSLPSAAGAIARDGIVLVAGGVAALLGLGVLHSVAAETDTGPNARIGRADERVESDVERIGADLERALERGSLDEPRDQRVLRVRARNRTRVAVTDAVMTTLMADDHGVDEARERVQSGTWTDDPRAAAYLSGSVSVPAKMQLFDWLAGRREQRQLEAALAELAALREVPIENHLATRSDSGTRRSGASSRSRGRTDP; this is encoded by the coding sequence GTGAAGCGAACGCTCCTACTCCTCGTCGGAGCGGGCGCCCTGCTGGCAACGCTCCTGTCGACGACTGGATCGCTCCCCTCGGCGGCGGGCGCCATCGCCCGGGACGGGATCGTCCTCGTCGCCGGCGGCGTCGCTGCCCTGCTGGGGCTGGGCGTCCTGCATTCGGTCGCGGCCGAGACCGATACCGGACCGAACGCACGAATCGGGCGCGCGGACGAGCGCGTCGAGTCGGACGTCGAGCGGATCGGCGCCGACCTCGAACGTGCGCTCGAGCGAGGGTCCCTCGACGAGCCCCGGGACCAGCGTGTGCTCCGAGTGCGGGCCCGAAACCGGACCCGGGTCGCCGTAACTGACGCGGTGATGACGACGCTGATGGCCGACGACCACGGCGTGGATGAGGCACGCGAGCGGGTGCAGTCGGGGACGTGGACCGACGACCCGCGGGCGGCCGCCTACCTGTCTGGATCGGTGTCGGTGCCGGCGAAAATGCAACTGTTCGACTGGCTCGCCGGTCGCCGAGAACAGCGACAGCTCGAGGCGGCGCTGGCCGAGTTGGCGGCGCTGCGGGAGGTGCCAATCGAGAACCACCTCGCGACGCGGTCGGATTCCGGAACCCGTCGATCCGGCGCATCTTCCCGATCGCGAGGGAGGACGGACCCATGA
- a CDS encoding DUF7519 family protein: protein MSAERTNESADLGTAATLLAVLTTVGVCWGAGVELPGTVAGFGALGVVWGVALAASDRLGRRAVGSVLVTGGLFAVIVGFNVAVLEGVVEALLVAGASLAILAVGAAGVDATTDWASFAWSVRDSTVTSLPVVAGTYLLATGAVGTLFFATAVLLEALTSSTHASVLSVLALLAVAVLLASCAGTVLELARLDRTSPLTFRSVVGRVADLPTGGYYVLVVAGFVLAAPGTGDAIDSVLRAMGPVGTLVLAVLWSGGLHVVLLGVALGAVVICLGWLATPPLRAWFGPYPLRTAAFATGGVVVPPVAFLVASAVPSIDPLLAIWAVFGSLLAVVVVELVVASLASGVDEPRRWLRRLGCGSILGVAFVGSRVGTSPIGVFLAVAAAITVWDLSERTQGIRTHLGPWTDSRQTELVHATATVVVGGLGVGLAALAMYGIGAVDPPSQRWHALAPVTLALLAVLALAGSIGVDADWASASTLRGVARDRLRIQVAAVLVVTVFVLVAAALVDAVDALLAVALLIGLPIAALWIVGRLSGSDFKQPPPGGY from the coding sequence GTGAGTGCGGAACGCACGAACGAATCCGCGGATCTAGGAACGGCCGCCACGCTCCTGGCGGTGCTGACGACGGTCGGCGTCTGCTGGGGGGCTGGCGTCGAACTCCCGGGGACGGTAGCTGGCTTCGGCGCCCTCGGAGTGGTTTGGGGCGTCGCGCTCGCCGCGTCGGACCGGCTCGGTCGACGGGCCGTCGGCAGCGTGCTCGTTACGGGAGGTCTGTTCGCGGTTATCGTCGGGTTCAACGTGGCCGTCCTCGAGGGCGTCGTCGAGGCGCTTCTGGTCGCCGGGGCTTCCCTGGCGATCCTCGCCGTCGGCGCCGCTGGGGTCGACGCGACGACCGACTGGGCGTCGTTCGCCTGGTCGGTTCGCGATTCGACGGTGACGTCCCTGCCCGTCGTGGCCGGGACGTACCTGCTGGCGACCGGTGCCGTCGGCACGCTGTTTTTCGCGACGGCGGTACTACTCGAGGCGCTGACGAGCAGTACCCACGCGAGTGTTCTCTCCGTCCTCGCGTTGCTCGCCGTGGCGGTGCTCCTGGCTTCGTGTGCAGGGACCGTCCTCGAACTGGCCCGTCTCGACCGGACGTCACCGCTGACGTTTCGGTCGGTGGTGGGCCGCGTCGCCGACCTTCCGACGGGTGGCTACTACGTCCTCGTCGTCGCCGGCTTCGTTCTGGCGGCCCCGGGAACGGGTGACGCGATCGACTCGGTGCTGCGTGCGATGGGACCAGTCGGAACGCTCGTGCTGGCCGTCCTGTGGAGCGGCGGCCTCCACGTCGTTCTCCTGGGCGTAGCCCTCGGCGCGGTGGTGATCTGTCTCGGGTGGTTGGCCACGCCGCCGCTTCGCGCCTGGTTCGGACCGTACCCGCTTCGAACGGCTGCGTTCGCGACCGGCGGCGTGGTCGTCCCACCCGTGGCGTTCCTCGTCGCATCGGCCGTCCCGTCGATCGATCCGCTGCTGGCGATCTGGGCGGTGTTCGGTTCGCTGCTGGCCGTCGTCGTTGTCGAGTTGGTGGTCGCGTCGCTCGCCTCGGGAGTCGACGAACCGCGGCGCTGGCTTCGGCGACTCGGCTGTGGCTCGATACTGGGCGTCGCGTTCGTCGGATCGCGCGTGGGTACGAGTCCGATCGGGGTATTCCTCGCCGTCGCCGCGGCGATCACGGTCTGGGACCTCTCCGAGCGAACCCAGGGAATACGAACGCACCTCGGCCCGTGGACCGACAGCCGGCAGACGGAACTCGTTCACGCGACGGCGACGGTCGTCGTCGGCGGCCTCGGCGTCGGCCTCGCCGCTCTCGCGATGTACGGCATCGGCGCCGTCGATCCCCCAAGTCAGCGCTGGCACGCCCTCGCTCCAGTGACGCTGGCGCTCCTCGCCGTGCTCGCGCTCGCCGGTTCGATCGGCGTGGACGCCGACTGGGCCTCGGCGTCGACCCTCCGTGGGGTCGCTCGAGACAGGCTCCGGATCCAGGTTGCCGCCGTGCTCGTCGTCACCGTGTTCGTGCTGGTCGCCGCGGCCCTGGTCGACGCGGTTGACGCGCTACTGGCGGTCGCTCTGTTGATCGGCCTGCCGATTGCGGCGCTATGGATCGTCGGTCGGCTCTCAGGCAGCGACTTCAAACAGCCACCGCCGGGCGGCTATTGA
- a CDS encoding universal stress protein, with protein MRDRILVPVDGSDRAADALEFAFEEHPDATIVGLHVIDPADLYGAPGLEGGAMINYEEIHRQSKERGETLLENVAEKAADRGVDCETELVVGRVARSIIDYAEENPVEQVVIGSHGRRGASRILLGSVAETVARRSPVPVTIVR; from the coding sequence ATGCGAGACCGAATCCTGGTTCCAGTCGACGGCTCCGACCGCGCGGCAGATGCCCTCGAGTTCGCATTCGAGGAGCACCCGGACGCGACCATCGTCGGCCTCCACGTCATCGACCCGGCCGACCTCTACGGGGCGCCGGGTCTCGAGGGAGGTGCGATGATCAACTACGAGGAGATCCACCGACAGAGCAAGGAACGTGGTGAGACACTGCTCGAGAACGTCGCCGAGAAGGCGGCCGACCGCGGCGTCGACTGCGAGACCGAACTCGTCGTTGGGCGCGTCGCGCGCTCGATCATCGACTACGCCGAGGAGAACCCGGTCGAGCAGGTCGTGATCGGGAGTCACGGTCGACGGGGTGCGAGTCGAATTCTCCTGGGAAGCGTCGCGGAGACGGTCGCTCGTCGCTCGCCGGTTCCCGTGACGATCGTTCGGTGA
- a CDS encoding DUF58 domain-containing protein → MSDANALDLGGDVDREGGSETVLDQESGADVRSETGSGVSQTAASTDSGTTSGEVSESSRSSSDGWNGDSSAGESGDETERTGVLTDDERSVRTAGTVADQQTDSSDRWTVALGIALLAIGTGVLARDATIFLSSVVALTYAAYGYATTPPSSTFDVERRLEPSAPVPGESVSVSVEVTNRGSDAVPDVRVADEPPVDLAVEGETRAISSLSPGESVALEYVVRPRRGTHVFGDVVVETRNVSGSERQVTRYEFGIDGGDDGDGTGNGEDDSDSGDEGEEANTDCLSWNDALERLPLAGQTIQHTGRVETDVGGEGLEFYSLRPFQPSDPMRRVDWKRLARTGELTTIEFREERAASVVVVVDARDDNAVVREPGELDARALSVRATEWLATTLLAENNRVGVALYGGRGDYLLPRTGRDQLARVRRLLDGEWCGSFGRPSWLAHGDRAVDRFCRHLADEKQLVFVTPLLDDDPVASARRFRAYGHEVTVVCPAVTERSDDTAALERLEADRRRSTLRSHGVRVVEWHPDESLHVAIDRGKRRWSS, encoded by the coding sequence ATGAGCGACGCGAACGCGCTCGATCTCGGCGGCGACGTGGATCGCGAGGGCGGCTCCGAGACGGTTCTCGACCAGGAGAGCGGCGCCGACGTCCGTTCGGAAACGGGGTCGGGGGTCTCGCAGACGGCGGCTTCGACGGATTCTGGTACCACCTCCGGTGAGGTGAGCGAGTCATCACGATCCTCGAGTGATGGCTGGAACGGAGACTCGAGCGCTGGCGAAAGCGGAGACGAGACCGAGCGTACAGGCGTCCTCACAGACGACGAACGGTCCGTTCGAACGGCGGGGACCGTCGCCGACCAGCAGACTGACTCGAGCGACCGCTGGACGGTCGCTCTCGGGATCGCTCTGCTCGCCATCGGCACCGGCGTCCTGGCTCGCGACGCAACCATCTTCCTCTCGTCCGTCGTCGCCCTCACGTACGCTGCCTACGGCTACGCGACGACACCGCCGTCCTCGACGTTCGACGTCGAGCGCCGACTCGAGCCGTCAGCCCCCGTCCCCGGCGAGTCCGTTTCGGTCTCCGTCGAGGTGACCAACCGGGGGAGCGACGCCGTTCCGGACGTTCGGGTGGCCGACGAGCCGCCGGTCGACCTGGCGGTCGAGGGGGAAACCCGGGCGATCAGTAGTCTGTCTCCGGGCGAATCGGTCGCGCTCGAGTACGTCGTCCGTCCCCGACGGGGCACGCACGTCTTCGGTGACGTCGTCGTCGAAACCCGGAACGTCAGCGGGAGCGAACGGCAGGTGACGCGGTACGAGTTCGGGATCGACGGCGGTGACGATGGCGACGGTACAGGCAACGGCGAAGACGACAGCGATAGCGGTGACGAGGGGGAGGAAGCGAACACGGACTGCCTGTCGTGGAACGACGCACTCGAGCGGCTCCCGCTCGCAGGCCAGACGATCCAGCACACCGGCCGGGTCGAGACCGACGTCGGGGGCGAGGGGCTCGAGTTTTACTCGCTTCGCCCCTTCCAGCCGAGCGACCCGATGCGCCGCGTCGACTGGAAGCGACTCGCCCGCACCGGCGAGTTGACGACCATCGAGTTCCGCGAGGAGCGGGCCGCGTCGGTCGTCGTAGTCGTCGACGCACGAGACGACAACGCGGTCGTTCGCGAACCGGGCGAACTCGACGCCCGGGCGCTCTCGGTCCGGGCGACCGAGTGGCTGGCGACCACCCTACTAGCCGAGAACAACCGCGTCGGCGTCGCCCTCTACGGCGGTCGCGGCGATTACCTGCTCCCGCGGACTGGCCGCGACCAGCTGGCACGCGTTCGCCGGTTGCTCGACGGGGAGTGGTGCGGCTCGTTCGGTCGCCCCTCGTGGCTCGCCCACGGCGACCGCGCAGTCGACCGGTTCTGCCGGCACCTGGCCGACGAGAAACAGCTCGTCTTCGTGACCCCGCTGCTCGACGACGACCCCGTCGCGTCCGCCCGGCGATTCCGCGCGTACGGCCACGAGGTGACGGTCGTCTGCCCGGCGGTGACCGAACGATCCGACGACACGGCGGCACTCGAGCGCCTCGAGGCGGACCGTCGGCGGTCGACGCTTCGCAGCCACGGCGTTCGCGTCGTCGAGTGGCACCCCGACGAGTCGCTCCACGTCGCGATCGACCGAGGAAAACGGCGGTGGTCCTCGTGA